A genomic stretch from Malus domestica chromosome 15, GDT2T_hap1 includes:
- the LOC103401881 gene encoding uncharacterized protein — protein sequence MAKVNKLRRKHDSRAVKKIQHPLKVLKDVHSKKKPHKAVEKKDWENVTCSVCMEFPHNAVLLLCSSYNKGCRPYMCATGHRYSNCLEQYKKAYTKACSIQNSQPWNGLMDSLGFSSSEGEPKEKTDVPELLCPLCRGQVKGWTVVEPARQYFDAKKRTCLQENCSFAGTYKQLRKHVKAKHPLARPREVDPLLQEKWKKLEYERERSDVISTIVSSTPGAVIMGDYVLEPNPDGIYSDSDSELDDDSDSDDFGFGSFDIGGLFSRRTILDENGFLRAPASRSAFAPRRGSVRGRGVLRRLVGLRGGAVQRRIREPGRFL from the coding sequence ATGGCCAAAGTTAACAAGTTGCGACGTAAACATGACTCCCGAGCTGTAAAGAAGATCCAGCATCCATTAAAGGTTCTTAAAGATGTACATTCAAAAAAGAAACCTCACAAAGCAGTGGAGAAGAAAGATTGGGAAAATGTGACATGTTCGGTCTGCATGGAGTTCCCTCACAATGCTGTTCTCCTCCTTTGTTCCTCTTATAATAAGGGCTGTCGCCCATATATGTGTGCCACTGGCCATCGCTATTCAAACTGTCTCGAACAATATAAGAAAGCGTACACAAAAGCATGTTCAATTCAAAATTCTCAACCATGGAATGGACTGATGGATAGTTTAGGTTTCAGTTCAAGTGAAGGGGAGCCCAAGGAGAAGACAGATGTACCAGAGCTTTTATGCCCGCTATGTCGGGGGCAAGTGAAGGGTTGGACAGTGGTGGAACCAGCACGACAATATTTTGATGCCAAGAAGAGAACATGCTTGCAGGAAAATTGCTCATTTGCTGGAACTTATAAACAGCTCAGAAAACATGTTAAGGCAAAGCACCCATTGGCAAGACCCCGAGAAGTGGATCCTTTACTTCAAGAAAAATGGAAGAAGCTTGAGTATGAGAGAGAGCGAAGTGATGTTATCAGCACAATAGTGTCATCTACTCCGGGGGCAGTGATCATGGGGGATTATGTGCTGGAGCCAAACCCTGATGGCATTTACAGTGATTCTGATTCGGAGCTAGATGATGACAGCGACTCAGATGATTTTGGATTTGGTTCATTTGATATTGGTGGTCTCTTCTCACGGCGCacgattttggatgaaaatggtTTTTTGCGTGCTCCGGCTTCTCGTTCTGCCTTTGCACCTCGACGTGGTTCTGTTCGAGGCAGGGGAGTGTTGCGAAGGCTTGTTGGGCTTAGAGGTGGGGCCGTGCAGCGTAGAATTAGAGAACCTGGACGATTCTTATGA